From Nymphaea colorata isolate Beijing-Zhang1983 chromosome 6, ASM883128v2, whole genome shotgun sequence, a single genomic window includes:
- the LOC116256427 gene encoding uncharacterized protein LOC116256427 — protein sequence MGADFREGGISPARRPPPPPRSTPFPLISSLRPQLLLARTEITLSPSHCRTRGRSHRRRTHHRCSAPLPVIFPPFSLALDALVFSQISALITVAQKSPSRSQPAGKTWQHPPTPRSQLLRSAVAVAIAFVFSTYGDYILFSPFISYLLEIY from the exons ATGGGAGCGGACTTTCGAGAgggtggaatttcacccgctcgacgcCCTCCCCCCCCGCCGCGCTCGACTCCCTTTCCCCTCATTTCCTCCCTCCGCCCGCAGCTCCTCCTCGCTCGAACAGAAATCACCCTGTCGCCTTCTCACTGTCGCACCAGAGGCCGCTCCCACCGTCGCCGCACTCACCACCGCTGCTCCGCTCCTCTGCCGGTGATCttcccccctttctctcttgctcttgaTGCCCTTGTCTTCTCCCAAATCAGTGCCCTAATCACCGTCGCACAGAAATCGCCTTCTCGCTCGCAG CCGGCAGGGAAGACATGGCAGCATCCGCCAACGCCACGGTCGCAGCTCCTTCGATCCGCCGTTGCTGTTGCTATTGCCTTCGTTTTCTCAACTTATG GGGATTATATTCTCTTCTCACCATTCATTTCTTACCTACTTGAAATCTACTGA